Part of the Halostagnicola larsenii XH-48 genome, AACGACGCCGTCGTCGACGCGGCGAAAGCCCAACTCGAGGAGTTCGTCCACGGCTGTTCGTACGTCCACCCGAACGAGCCGGTCGCCACGCTCGCGGAGACGATCGCCGACGTGACGCCGGGTGACCTACAGAAAACCTTTTTCTGTAATTCGGGAACCGAAGCCGTCGAAGGCGCGATCAAACTCGCCCGAAAGTACACCGGTTCGAAGGAGATCGTCGCCCTCGAGATGGGGTTTCACGGAAGGACGCTCGGCAGCCTCGCGCTGACCGGGAACAACGCCTACAAACGCGGAATGGCACCGACGCTCAATGACGTGTCACACGCCCGCGCGCCCTACAGCTATCGCTGCCCTGACTGTCGAGGCGACGGGTGTGATTCGAGCTGCGCCGACGAACTCGAGCACGTCATCGGGACCCACACGAGCGGCGACATCGCGGCGGTCGTCGTCGAACCCGTGATGGGCGAAGCCGGGATCGTCGTTCCGCCAGCGGGCTGGCTCGAGCGCGTCCAGGAGATCGCACACGACCACGGAGCGCTCCTCATCGCGGACGAGGTCCAGACGGGATACGGTCGAACTGGCGAGCTCTTTGCGAGCAGCCACTTCGACATCGAACCGGACATCCTGACTCAGGCAAAGGGGATCGCCAACGGACTGCCACTCGGTGCGTTCACGGCGTCACGGAAAATTGCGGATGCGTTCGAGTCGGGCGATCACCTCTCGACGTTCGGCGGGAATCCCGTCGCGTGCGCCGCGGCGCTCGCAACGATCGAGCAACTCCAGGACGGACTCGTCGAGGACGCACGGGATCACGGCCAGTGGCTCGAGTCGGAACTGAATTCCCTCGAGGAGAAGTACGACGCCGTCGGCCAGACACGTGGGCTCGGGTTGATGTGGGGAGTCGAACTCGTCGACCCGGACGAAACCGGCCCGCGCGGCGTCGCACCCGTTCCCGACAGCGACCTCGCCTCAACTGTGAGCGATCATCTCCTCGAGGAGTCGGCGATAGTGGTGGGTGTCGGCGGCTACTACAAGAACGTCCTGCGACTTCAGCCACCGCTGACGATCTCTCGAGAACAACTTGAGCGCGTGGTCGCGGCGCTCGATCGGGCGCTCGAAGCAGTCTGAAGATCTCTCGAGCGAGTGGCTCTCGTGACGTGGGTTCGATCTCGGTCGTCACGTATGTCATGGACTGAATCCAAGTTAAAATTATAAGTTAGCTTTAACAGCCAATAGGACACAGTATATTACACTGTGTTCGAGAAGGTTCTTATCGCGAACCGCGAAGAGATCGCGGTTCGTCTCATTCAGGCCTGTACCGAGTTGGGTATCGAGGCCGTCGCCGTGTACAGCGACGCGGACGAAGATGCAAAACACGTCCGTCTCGCAGACGAAGCCTATCACATTGGTGGTTCGAAAGCCGCCGACAGCTATCTCGATCAGGAATCCTTGCTCGAGGCCGCACGCGAGGCCGAAGTCGACGCGATCCACCCGGGATACGGGTTTCTGGCCGAGAACGAATCGTTCGCCGCGAACGTCGAATCGAGCGACTTCGAGTGGATCGGACCGCCGAGCGAGGCGATGGCCGACTTCGGTGAGAAGACCAAAGCTCGCAAGATCATGGAACGGGCCGACGTACCGGTCGTTCCGGGAACAACCAACCCCGTAACCGACCCGGCGGAGATCGAAGCCTTCGGGGAGGAACACGGCTACCCGCTCGCGATCAAGGCCGACGGCGGCGGCGGCGGCCGCGGGCTCAAAATCGTCCACGAGCCGAACCAGATCGAATCCAAACTAAAGGAGGCGATCCGCGAAGGCGAGGCCTATTTCGACAACCCGAACGTCTACCTCGAGCGCTTTCTCGAATCGCCGCGCCACATCGAAGTGCAGGTGATCGCCGACGAGCACGGAACCGTCCGGCACCTCGGCGAGCGAGACTGTAGCATCCAGCGCCGCCAGCAGAAGCTTCTCGAGGAGGCACCGGCGCCGGTGCTCGACGACGAGACTCGAGACGAACTCTGTGCGGCCGCCTGTCGCGGCGTCGC contains:
- a CDS encoding acetyl-CoA carboxylase biotin carboxylase subunit, with amino-acid sequence MFEKVLIANREEIAVRLIQACTELGIEAVAVYSDADEDAKHVRLADEAYHIGGSKAADSYLDQESLLEAAREAEVDAIHPGYGFLAENESFAANVESSDFEWIGPPSEAMADFGEKTKARKIMERADVPVVPGTTNPVTDPAEIEAFGEEHGYPLAIKADGGGGGRGLKIVHEPNQIESKLKEAIREGEAYFDNPNVYLERFLESPRHIEVQVIADEHGTVRHLGERDCSIQRRQQKLLEEAPAPVLDDETRDELCAAACRGVASAGYVNAGTVEFLYDDSTDGDSDDGDFYFIEVNARIQVEHGVSEELTGIDLVKWQFRVAAGEELSFGQDEVERRGAAMEFRLNAEDPDNDFTPIPGTLSTYNPPRGIGVRVDDGVDEGDAITPFYDSMFGKVIVTGEDRAEAIARGKRALAETAIEGIPTTIPFHQRLLEDEGFLENEHSTTYVEDELLEE
- a CDS encoding aspartate aminotransferase family protein; protein product: MSEYESNSSVDAAYDEYVMPIWKSLNVPVKRAHGCTLEDFDGNEYLDAFSGISVTNVGHGNDAVVDAAKAQLEEFVHGCSYVHPNEPVATLAETIADVTPGDLQKTFFCNSGTEAVEGAIKLARKYTGSKEIVALEMGFHGRTLGSLALTGNNAYKRGMAPTLNDVSHARAPYSYRCPDCRGDGCDSSCADELEHVIGTHTSGDIAAVVVEPVMGEAGIVVPPAGWLERVQEIAHDHGALLIADEVQTGYGRTGELFASSHFDIEPDILTQAKGIANGLPLGAFTASRKIADAFESGDHLSTFGGNPVACAAALATIEQLQDGLVEDARDHGQWLESELNSLEEKYDAVGQTRGLGLMWGVELVDPDETGPRGVAPVPDSDLASTVSDHLLEESAIVVGVGGYYKNVLRLQPPLTISREQLERVVAALDRALEAV